The following coding sequences lie in one Methylotenera versatilis 301 genomic window:
- a CDS encoding superoxide dismutase, giving the protein MEHTLPALPYAKTALVPHISEETLEFHYGKHHQTYVTNLNNLIKGTEFENASLEEIIKKSSGGVYNNSAQIWNHTFFWSSMKPNGGGAPTGALADAINAKWGSFDDFKKAFQASAVGNFGSGWTWLVKKADGSVDIVNMGAAGTPLTTGDKALLTIDVWEHAYYIDYRNARAKFVEVFLASLANWDFAAANFAS; this is encoded by the coding sequence ATGGAACATACTTTACCTGCACTACCATACGCAAAAACTGCCCTAGTACCGCACATTTCAGAAGAAACTTTAGAGTTTCATTACGGCAAACATCACCAAACTTACGTAACAAACTTGAACAACCTGATTAAAGGTACAGAATTCGAAAATGCAAGTTTAGAAGAAATCATTAAAAAATCTTCTGGCGGTGTTTACAACAACTCAGCACAAATTTGGAACCACACATTCTTTTGGAGCAGCATGAAGCCAAACGGCGGCGGCGCTCCTACAGGTGCTTTGGCTGATGCGATTAACGCAAAATGGGGTTCTTTTGATGATTTCAAAAAAGCATTCCAAGCTTCAGCTGTTGGTAACTTCGGTTCAGGTTGGACATGGCTTGTTAAAAAAGCAGACGGTTCAGTAGACATCGTCAATATGGGTGCAGCTGGCACACCACTCACAACTGGCGACAAAGCATTGTTGACTATTGACGTTTGGGAGCATGCTTATTACATCGACTATCGCAACGCTCGCGCTAAATTCGTTGAAGTGTTCTTAGCTTC
- the xerC gene encoding tyrosine recombinase XerC, which yields MSHLDDYLQHLTFERGLSALTLKNYARDIQLLESLADNTALDTVTNTQIRRYIATLHGRGLSGKTIARALSAWRGFYNYLTHHKGYTQNPVMGLRAPKSAKTLPQALSTDQAVKFVDIKGDGPLERRDHAILELFYSSGLRLAELVNLDIGMLDFSEGTVTVTGKGNKTRIVPMGSHAVSAIQTWLQSRALIKIADINPNALFVTQQGKRITPRAVQYRVKEWSIKQGLNISMHPHLLRHSFASHVLQSSQDLRAVQEMLGHANISTTQIYTHLDFQHLASIYDSAHPRAKKKS from the coding sequence ATGAGCCATTTAGACGACTATCTTCAGCACTTAACTTTCGAGCGAGGCCTAAGCGCGCTCACCCTAAAAAACTACGCCAGAGACATCCAATTACTGGAGTCTTTGGCTGACAATACCGCTTTAGATACAGTGACCAATACACAAATCAGACGCTATATCGCCACCTTGCATGGGCGCGGCCTGAGCGGAAAAACCATTGCACGTGCACTTTCTGCCTGGCGTGGCTTCTACAACTACCTCACTCATCATAAAGGTTATACGCAAAATCCTGTCATGGGGCTGCGTGCGCCGAAATCTGCCAAAACATTGCCACAAGCACTTTCTACCGATCAAGCAGTTAAGTTTGTCGACATTAAAGGTGACGGCCCACTTGAACGACGCGACCACGCCATTTTAGAGTTATTTTATTCATCAGGTTTACGTTTGGCTGAGCTGGTGAATTTAGATATCGGCATGCTGGATTTTTCTGAAGGCACGGTAACGGTTACAGGTAAAGGAAACAAAACCCGCATCGTACCTATGGGCAGCCATGCGGTGAGTGCGATCCAAACTTGGTTGCAAAGCCGCGCATTGATTAAAATTGCAGATATCAACCCCAATGCGCTGTTTGTCACACAGCAAGGTAAGCGCATTACACCAAGAGCGGTGCAATATCGCGTAAAAGAATGGTCAATCAAACAAGGCCTCAATATCAGCATGCATCCGCATTTGCTACGCCACAGCTTTGCAAGTCATGTGCTGCAATCTAGCCAAGATTTACGCGCTGTGCAAGAAATGTTAGGCCATGCGAATATCAGCACAACACAAATCTACACGCATCTTGATTTTCAACATTTAGCCTCCATATACGATTCAGCTCATCCAAGAGCGAAAAAGAAATCCTAA